Proteins co-encoded in one Phycodurus eques isolate BA_2022a chromosome 14, UOR_Pequ_1.1, whole genome shotgun sequence genomic window:
- the zdhhc22 gene encoding palmitoyltransferase ZDHHC22, whose product MFTRMLKLRLLNAVAPAYFFTATVVTFILHFGFFMPTIFPSPDTSPGGSTTVHTVIFLFLMFNALGNYTMTILYPAASANETAVPVCSPHCSDKVDAHYLLNGRHFCKLCKKVILKRDHHCFFTGNCIGNKNMRYFIMFCIYTSCTCLYSLVLGVAFLTVEYSISFENPLTFLTLLPLSIGYFFTGTISGLQLFLVLMLYVWLGIGLVCAGFCCQQVLLVARGQTWCQMQRGQLVENRSPWRSNLTDVFGTNWALGLILPVHTAEMCSEEAIKQD is encoded by the exons ATGTTCACCCGGATGCTCAAGCTGAGGCTTCTCAATGCTGTAGCCCCTGCATACTTTTTCACGGCGACAGTGGTCACCTTCATCCTGCACTTTGGCTTCTTCATGCCAACTATCTTCCCCAGCCCTGACACTTCGCCAGGAGGGTCCACAACTGTTCACACGGTCATTTTCCTTTTCCTGATGTTCAACGCCCTTGGGAATTATACGATGACTATCCTGTATCCTGCAGCGAGTGCCAATGAGACGGCGGTCCCGGTGTGTTCCCCGCACTGCTCAGACAAAGTGGACGCGCACTACCTCCTGAATGGCCGGCACTTCTGCAAACTGTGCAAGAAGGTTATACTCAAACGGGATCACCACTGCTTCTTCACCGGGAATTGTATTGGCAACAAAAACATGCGctatttcatcatgttttgcaTCTACACTTCGTGCACTTGTTTGTACTCGCTGGTTCTTGGTGTGGCCTTCCTCACAGTGGAGTACTCCATCTCTTTTGAGAACCCGCTGACCTTCCTGACCCTTCTCCCCCTCTCCATTGGTTACTTCTTCACGg GAACAATCTCCGGCCTGCAGCTCTTCCTGGTCCTGATGCTGTATGTGTGGCTGGGCATCGGGCTGGTGTGTGCAGGCTTCTGCTGCCAGCAAGTACTGTTGGTGGCCCGGGGTCAGACCTGGTGTCAGATGCAGAGGGGGCAGCTTGTGGAGAATCGCAGCCCCTGGAGAAGCAACCTTACGGATGTGTTTGGCACCAACTGGGCGTTAGGCCTCATTTTGCCTGTGCACACAGCGGAGATGTGCTCTGAGGAGGCAATCAAGCAAGACTGA
- the tmem63c gene encoding calcium permeable stress-gated cation channel 1 isoform X3: MREEEKLMSPRRYGPVLMADSTLFMSRAPPVEGRPVVLNVVGLLDPVGDENSTAERCFRSHSRSSVLQGLPFGGIPTVLTINVLMWMFLLLIFSCLRKAAWDYGRLALLMDNDSLTSLFYGEPSEKEKSPSESSPSDSETKDMGFCSWLTSLYHMKDEEIRSKCGIDAVTYLSFQRHIILLMTVVCLLSLAVILPINFSGNLLGDSPENFGRTTLANVSAKDSFLWLHAIFALVYFLITFICMAHHSIRLQYREDEKVARTLMITSIPREISDPGLITKHLHEAYPSCTVTDIRFCFDINKLTRLDLERRKAMKGRLYFATKSQKEGKIMMKTHPCAQIFCCDICGFEKVDAEQYYSELEEKCTDEFNAEKNRIYMKRLGIAFVTFRDDRMTAVIVKDFSRVRCRRRPQQSSVTTVVQSHQWGISYAPAPNDIIWENLSVCGSHWWLRCVLLNILLFLLLFFLTTPAIIVNTMDKFNVTRPVESLQSPIITQFVPTLLLWVFSVLLPFVVYYSAIFESHWTRSGENQVTMHKCFLLLVFMVLILPSLGLSSLDLFFTWLFDINFLDEKDVKFQCVFLPDNGAFFVNYVITSGLIGTAMELLRIPALTVYGLRLCFAKSQAERIHVKRSQTYEFQFGLEYAWTMCIFAVSVTYSITCPIITPFGLLYVILKHMVDRYNIYYAYVPTKLNQRIHRAAIHQVILAPILCIFWLLFFSVLRLGAVHPITLFTLVSLLSSVAVSFFRLCLKKQPDKSTSYQVTLIKLHLHMCFCCLWHPSCWSQSLR; this comes from the exons ATGCGTGAAGAAGAAAAGCTCATGAGCCCAAGAAG ATATGGTCCAGTGCTGATGGCTGACTCCACACTGTTCATGTCCAGAGCGCCCCCTGTGGAAGGGAGGCCTGTGGTGCTGAATGTCGTGGGCCTCCTGGACCCAGTCGGGGATGAGAACAGCACAGCTGAGAGATGCTTCCGCTCACACTCTCGCAGCAGCGTCCTCCAGGGTCTCCCCTTTGGGGGGATACCCACCGTCTTGACCATCAATGTGCTCATGTGGATG TTCCTTTTGCTCATCTTCTCCTGTCTGAGGAAGGCTGCTTGGGATTATGGCCGCCTAGCTCTGCTGATGGACAACGACAG CCTCACATCTCTGTTCTATGGAGAACCAAGTGAGAAGGAGAAGTCTCCCTCAGAGTCTAGCCCTTCTGACTCTGAGACCAAGGACATG GGTTTTTGTTCGTGGCTCACATCTCTTTACCATATGAA GGACGAGGAGATCCGCAGCAAGTGTGGCATTGATGCCGTCACTTATTTGTCCTTCCAGCGCCACATCATCCTGCTCATGACTGTGGTGTGCCTGCTGTCTTTGGCTGTGATCCTGCCAATCAACTTTTCCGGGAATCTCTTGG GAGACAGTCCTGAGAACTTCGGAAGAACAACACTGGCTAATGTTAGTGCAAA GGACAGCTTCCTGTGGCTGCACGCCATATTTGCTTTAGTCTACTTTCTTATCACGTTTATATGTATGGCTCACCACTCCATACGGCTGCAGTACAGAGAAGATGAGAAG GTTGCAAGAACACTGATGATCACATCTATACCCAGAGAAATCTCAGACCCAGGACTGATTACCAAACACTTACA TGAGGCTTACCCCAGTTGCACCGTCACCGACATCCGCTTCTGCTTCGACATCAACAAGCTAACGAGGCTTGACTTAGAGAG GCGTAAGGCAATGAAAGGCAGGCTGTACTTTGCCACAAAATCCCAGAAGGAGGGAAAGATCATGATGAAGACCCACCCGTGTGCTCAAATATTCTGCTGTGACATTTGTGGCTTTGAAAAG GTGGATGCAGAACAATACTACAGCGAGTTAGAAGAGAAATGTACGGATGAGTTCAATGCTGAGAAGAATCGCATCTATATGAAGAGGCTGGGCATCGCTTTTGTGACGTTTCGCGATGATAGAATGACTGCTGT aATTGTAAAGGACTTCAGTCGCGTGCGCTGTCGCCGTCGACCCCAGCAGTCCAGCGTCACCACGGTGGTCCAGTCTCACCAGTGGGGCATCAGCTACGCTCCTGCTCCCAATGACATCATCTG GGAAAACCTGTCAGTCTGTGGATCTCACTGGTGGCTCCGCTGCGTCCTCCTCAACATCCTCCTCTTTCTGCTGCTCTTCTTCCTCACCACTCCCGCCATCATCGTCAACACCATGGACAAGTTCAATGTCACCAGGCCTGTGGAGAGTCTGCAG AGTCCTATCATCACTCAGTTCGTCCCAACCCTCCTGCTGTGGGTGTTTTCAGTCCTGCTGCCCTTTGTCGTCTACTACTCAGCCATCTTTGAGTCCCACTGGACCAG ATCTGGTGAGAACCAGGTCACAATGCACAAGTGCTTTCTACTGTTGGTTTTTATGGTCCTCATCCTGCCTTCGCTTGGTCTGTCCAG TCTGGACCTGTTCTTCACTTGGCTTTTTGACATTAACTTCCTAGATGAAAAGGATGTCAAATTCCA GTGTGTTTTTCTCCCTGACAACGGTGCGTTCTTTGTAAATTACGTGATCACTTCTGGGCTGATCGGCACCGCCATGGAGCTGCTTCGTATCCCGGCGTTGACAGTGTACGGTCTTCGCCTCTGCTTCGCAAAGTCTCAGGCTGAGCGTATTCATGTAAAACGG AGTCAGACCTATGAGTTCCAATTTGGCCTGGAGTACGCCTGGACCATGTGTATCTTTGCTGTCAGTGTGACCTACAGCATCACTTGTCCCATTATTACACCATTTG GTCTGCTCTATGTGATCCTGAAACACATGGTTGACCGCTACAACATCTACTATGCATATGTTCCCACCAAGCTCAACCAGCGCATCCATAGAGCCGCCATCCATCAGGTCATCTTGGCTCCCATCCTCTGTATCTTCTGGCTGCTCTTCTTCTCCGTTCTCAGATTAG GTGCAGTGCATCCCATAACCCTGTTTACTTTGGTGTCCCTGCTCTCTTCTGTTGCTGTTTCCTTTTTCCGTTTGTGCCTTAAAAAGCAACCAGACAAGTCAACAAGCTACCAGGTCACTCTGATCAAACTTCACCTTCATATGTGCTTTTG CTGTTTGTGGCATCCGTCCTGCTGGAGCCAGAGCTTGCGTTGA
- the tmem63c gene encoding calcium permeable stress-gated cation channel 1 isoform X4 produces MENQVRRRSLPQSLALLTLRPRTWDEEIRSKCGIDAVTYLSFQRHIILLMTVVCLLSLAVILPINFSGNLLGDSPENFGRTTLANVSAKDSFLWLHAIFALVYFLITFICMAHHSIRLQYREDEKVARTLMITSIPREISDPGLITKHLHEAYPSCTVTDIRFCFDINKLTRLDLERRKAMKGRLYFATKSQKEGKIMMKTHPCAQIFCCDICGFEKVDAEQYYSELEEKCTDEFNAEKNRIYMKRLGIAFVTFRDDRMTAVIVKDFSRVRCRRRPQQSSVTTVVQSHQWGISYAPAPNDIIWENLSVCGSHWWLRCVLLNILLFLLLFFLTTPAIIVNTMDKFNVTRPVESLQSPIITQFVPTLLLWVFSVLLPFVVYYSAIFESHWTRSGENQVTMHKCFLLLVFMVLILPSLGLSSLDLFFTWLFDINFLDEKDVKFQCVFLPDNGAFFVNYVITSGLIGTAMELLRIPALTVYGLRLCFAKSQAERIHVKRSQTYEFQFGLEYAWTMCIFAVSVTYSITCPIITPFGLLYVILKHMVDRYNIYYAYVPTKLNQRIHRAAIHQVILAPILCIFWLLFFSVLRLGAVHPITLFTLVSLLSSVAVSFFRLCLKKQPDKSTSYQMSNQPAERTFNDADRSTVTSTTASSLFVASVLLEPELALTPMPSPAHHSYGAMASSQSSAHGPAEEEEEEGEEGHTQTRETELQDPPDTSCSSPLMDSPVGYQ; encoded by the exons ATGGAGAACCAAGTGAGAAGGAGAAGTCTCCCTCAGAGTCTAGCCCTTCTGACTCTGAGACCAAGGACATG GGACGAGGAGATCCGCAGCAAGTGTGGCATTGATGCCGTCACTTATTTGTCCTTCCAGCGCCACATCATCCTGCTCATGACTGTGGTGTGCCTGCTGTCTTTGGCTGTGATCCTGCCAATCAACTTTTCCGGGAATCTCTTGG GAGACAGTCCTGAGAACTTCGGAAGAACAACACTGGCTAATGTTAGTGCAAA GGACAGCTTCCTGTGGCTGCACGCCATATTTGCTTTAGTCTACTTTCTTATCACGTTTATATGTATGGCTCACCACTCCATACGGCTGCAGTACAGAGAAGATGAGAAG GTTGCAAGAACACTGATGATCACATCTATACCCAGAGAAATCTCAGACCCAGGACTGATTACCAAACACTTACA TGAGGCTTACCCCAGTTGCACCGTCACCGACATCCGCTTCTGCTTCGACATCAACAAGCTAACGAGGCTTGACTTAGAGAG GCGTAAGGCAATGAAAGGCAGGCTGTACTTTGCCACAAAATCCCAGAAGGAGGGAAAGATCATGATGAAGACCCACCCGTGTGCTCAAATATTCTGCTGTGACATTTGTGGCTTTGAAAAG GTGGATGCAGAACAATACTACAGCGAGTTAGAAGAGAAATGTACGGATGAGTTCAATGCTGAGAAGAATCGCATCTATATGAAGAGGCTGGGCATCGCTTTTGTGACGTTTCGCGATGATAGAATGACTGCTGT aATTGTAAAGGACTTCAGTCGCGTGCGCTGTCGCCGTCGACCCCAGCAGTCCAGCGTCACCACGGTGGTCCAGTCTCACCAGTGGGGCATCAGCTACGCTCCTGCTCCCAATGACATCATCTG GGAAAACCTGTCAGTCTGTGGATCTCACTGGTGGCTCCGCTGCGTCCTCCTCAACATCCTCCTCTTTCTGCTGCTCTTCTTCCTCACCACTCCCGCCATCATCGTCAACACCATGGACAAGTTCAATGTCACCAGGCCTGTGGAGAGTCTGCAG AGTCCTATCATCACTCAGTTCGTCCCAACCCTCCTGCTGTGGGTGTTTTCAGTCCTGCTGCCCTTTGTCGTCTACTACTCAGCCATCTTTGAGTCCCACTGGACCAG ATCTGGTGAGAACCAGGTCACAATGCACAAGTGCTTTCTACTGTTGGTTTTTATGGTCCTCATCCTGCCTTCGCTTGGTCTGTCCAG TCTGGACCTGTTCTTCACTTGGCTTTTTGACATTAACTTCCTAGATGAAAAGGATGTCAAATTCCA GTGTGTTTTTCTCCCTGACAACGGTGCGTTCTTTGTAAATTACGTGATCACTTCTGGGCTGATCGGCACCGCCATGGAGCTGCTTCGTATCCCGGCGTTGACAGTGTACGGTCTTCGCCTCTGCTTCGCAAAGTCTCAGGCTGAGCGTATTCATGTAAAACGG AGTCAGACCTATGAGTTCCAATTTGGCCTGGAGTACGCCTGGACCATGTGTATCTTTGCTGTCAGTGTGACCTACAGCATCACTTGTCCCATTATTACACCATTTG GTCTGCTCTATGTGATCCTGAAACACATGGTTGACCGCTACAACATCTACTATGCATATGTTCCCACCAAGCTCAACCAGCGCATCCATAGAGCCGCCATCCATCAGGTCATCTTGGCTCCCATCCTCTGTATCTTCTGGCTGCTCTTCTTCTCCGTTCTCAGATTAG GTGCAGTGCATCCCATAACCCTGTTTACTTTGGTGTCCCTGCTCTCTTCTGTTGCTGTTTCCTTTTTCCGTTTGTGCCTTAAAAAGCAACCAGACAAGTCAACAAGCTACCAG aTGTCTAATCAACCAGCAGAGCGAACATTCAATGATGCGGACAGGAGTACAGTTACTTCAACCACCGCTTCCAGT CTGTTTGTGGCATCCGTCCTGCTGGAGCCAGAGCTTGCGTTGACCCCCATGCCCTCCCCGGCCCACCACAGCTATGGCGCCATGGCCAGCTCCCAAAGTTCAGCCCACGGcccagcagaagaagaagaggaggagggagaggaaGGGCACACCCAGACTCGTGAAACTGAGCTCCAAGACCCCCCTGACACCTCCTGCTCCAGCCCACTCATGGACAGCCCCGTGGGCTACCAGTAA
- the tmem63c gene encoding calcium permeable stress-gated cation channel 1 isoform X1, whose product MREEEKLMSPRRYGPVLMADSTLFMSRAPPVEGRPVVLNVVGLLDPVGDENSTAERCFRSHSRSSVLQGLPFGGIPTVLTINVLMWMFLLLIFSCLRKAAWDYGRLALLMDNDSLTSLFYGEPSEKEKSPSESSPSDSETKDMGFCSWLTSLYHMKDEEIRSKCGIDAVTYLSFQRHIILLMTVVCLLSLAVILPINFSGNLLGDSPENFGRTTLANVSAKDSFLWLHAIFALVYFLITFICMAHHSIRLQYREDEKVARTLMITSIPREISDPGLITKHLHEAYPSCTVTDIRFCFDINKLTRLDLERRKAMKGRLYFATKSQKEGKIMMKTHPCAQIFCCDICGFEKVDAEQYYSELEEKCTDEFNAEKNRIYMKRLGIAFVTFRDDRMTAVIVKDFSRVRCRRRPQQSSVTTVVQSHQWGISYAPAPNDIIWENLSVCGSHWWLRCVLLNILLFLLLFFLTTPAIIVNTMDKFNVTRPVESLQSPIITQFVPTLLLWVFSVLLPFVVYYSAIFESHWTRSGENQVTMHKCFLLLVFMVLILPSLGLSSLDLFFTWLFDINFLDEKDVKFQCVFLPDNGAFFVNYVITSGLIGTAMELLRIPALTVYGLRLCFAKSQAERIHVKRSQTYEFQFGLEYAWTMCIFAVSVTYSITCPIITPFGLLYVILKHMVDRYNIYYAYVPTKLNQRIHRAAIHQVILAPILCIFWLLFFSVLRLGAVHPITLFTLVSLLSSVAVSFFRLCLKKQPDKSTSYQMSNQPAERTFNDADRSTVTSTTASSLFVASVLLEPELALTPMPSPAHHSYGAMASSQSSAHGPAEEEEEEGEEGHTQTRETELQDPPDTSCSSPLMDSPVGYQ is encoded by the exons ATGCGTGAAGAAGAAAAGCTCATGAGCCCAAGAAG ATATGGTCCAGTGCTGATGGCTGACTCCACACTGTTCATGTCCAGAGCGCCCCCTGTGGAAGGGAGGCCTGTGGTGCTGAATGTCGTGGGCCTCCTGGACCCAGTCGGGGATGAGAACAGCACAGCTGAGAGATGCTTCCGCTCACACTCTCGCAGCAGCGTCCTCCAGGGTCTCCCCTTTGGGGGGATACCCACCGTCTTGACCATCAATGTGCTCATGTGGATG TTCCTTTTGCTCATCTTCTCCTGTCTGAGGAAGGCTGCTTGGGATTATGGCCGCCTAGCTCTGCTGATGGACAACGACAG CCTCACATCTCTGTTCTATGGAGAACCAAGTGAGAAGGAGAAGTCTCCCTCAGAGTCTAGCCCTTCTGACTCTGAGACCAAGGACATG GGTTTTTGTTCGTGGCTCACATCTCTTTACCATATGAA GGACGAGGAGATCCGCAGCAAGTGTGGCATTGATGCCGTCACTTATTTGTCCTTCCAGCGCCACATCATCCTGCTCATGACTGTGGTGTGCCTGCTGTCTTTGGCTGTGATCCTGCCAATCAACTTTTCCGGGAATCTCTTGG GAGACAGTCCTGAGAACTTCGGAAGAACAACACTGGCTAATGTTAGTGCAAA GGACAGCTTCCTGTGGCTGCACGCCATATTTGCTTTAGTCTACTTTCTTATCACGTTTATATGTATGGCTCACCACTCCATACGGCTGCAGTACAGAGAAGATGAGAAG GTTGCAAGAACACTGATGATCACATCTATACCCAGAGAAATCTCAGACCCAGGACTGATTACCAAACACTTACA TGAGGCTTACCCCAGTTGCACCGTCACCGACATCCGCTTCTGCTTCGACATCAACAAGCTAACGAGGCTTGACTTAGAGAG GCGTAAGGCAATGAAAGGCAGGCTGTACTTTGCCACAAAATCCCAGAAGGAGGGAAAGATCATGATGAAGACCCACCCGTGTGCTCAAATATTCTGCTGTGACATTTGTGGCTTTGAAAAG GTGGATGCAGAACAATACTACAGCGAGTTAGAAGAGAAATGTACGGATGAGTTCAATGCTGAGAAGAATCGCATCTATATGAAGAGGCTGGGCATCGCTTTTGTGACGTTTCGCGATGATAGAATGACTGCTGT aATTGTAAAGGACTTCAGTCGCGTGCGCTGTCGCCGTCGACCCCAGCAGTCCAGCGTCACCACGGTGGTCCAGTCTCACCAGTGGGGCATCAGCTACGCTCCTGCTCCCAATGACATCATCTG GGAAAACCTGTCAGTCTGTGGATCTCACTGGTGGCTCCGCTGCGTCCTCCTCAACATCCTCCTCTTTCTGCTGCTCTTCTTCCTCACCACTCCCGCCATCATCGTCAACACCATGGACAAGTTCAATGTCACCAGGCCTGTGGAGAGTCTGCAG AGTCCTATCATCACTCAGTTCGTCCCAACCCTCCTGCTGTGGGTGTTTTCAGTCCTGCTGCCCTTTGTCGTCTACTACTCAGCCATCTTTGAGTCCCACTGGACCAG ATCTGGTGAGAACCAGGTCACAATGCACAAGTGCTTTCTACTGTTGGTTTTTATGGTCCTCATCCTGCCTTCGCTTGGTCTGTCCAG TCTGGACCTGTTCTTCACTTGGCTTTTTGACATTAACTTCCTAGATGAAAAGGATGTCAAATTCCA GTGTGTTTTTCTCCCTGACAACGGTGCGTTCTTTGTAAATTACGTGATCACTTCTGGGCTGATCGGCACCGCCATGGAGCTGCTTCGTATCCCGGCGTTGACAGTGTACGGTCTTCGCCTCTGCTTCGCAAAGTCTCAGGCTGAGCGTATTCATGTAAAACGG AGTCAGACCTATGAGTTCCAATTTGGCCTGGAGTACGCCTGGACCATGTGTATCTTTGCTGTCAGTGTGACCTACAGCATCACTTGTCCCATTATTACACCATTTG GTCTGCTCTATGTGATCCTGAAACACATGGTTGACCGCTACAACATCTACTATGCATATGTTCCCACCAAGCTCAACCAGCGCATCCATAGAGCCGCCATCCATCAGGTCATCTTGGCTCCCATCCTCTGTATCTTCTGGCTGCTCTTCTTCTCCGTTCTCAGATTAG GTGCAGTGCATCCCATAACCCTGTTTACTTTGGTGTCCCTGCTCTCTTCTGTTGCTGTTTCCTTTTTCCGTTTGTGCCTTAAAAAGCAACCAGACAAGTCAACAAGCTACCAG aTGTCTAATCAACCAGCAGAGCGAACATTCAATGATGCGGACAGGAGTACAGTTACTTCAACCACCGCTTCCAGT CTGTTTGTGGCATCCGTCCTGCTGGAGCCAGAGCTTGCGTTGACCCCCATGCCCTCCCCGGCCCACCACAGCTATGGCGCCATGGCCAGCTCCCAAAGTTCAGCCCACGGcccagcagaagaagaagaggaggagggagaggaaGGGCACACCCAGACTCGTGAAACTGAGCTCCAAGACCCCCCTGACACCTCCTGCTCCAGCCCACTCATGGACAGCCCCGTGGGCTACCAGTAA
- the tmem63c gene encoding calcium permeable stress-gated cation channel 1 isoform X2, whose protein sequence is MADSTLFMSRAPPVEGRPVVLNVVGLLDPVGDENSTAERCFRSHSRSSVLQGLPFGGIPTVLTINVLMWMFLLLIFSCLRKAAWDYGRLALLMDNDSLTSLFYGEPSEKEKSPSESSPSDSETKDMGFCSWLTSLYHMKDEEIRSKCGIDAVTYLSFQRHIILLMTVVCLLSLAVILPINFSGNLLGDSPENFGRTTLANVSAKDSFLWLHAIFALVYFLITFICMAHHSIRLQYREDEKVARTLMITSIPREISDPGLITKHLHEAYPSCTVTDIRFCFDINKLTRLDLERRKAMKGRLYFATKSQKEGKIMMKTHPCAQIFCCDICGFEKVDAEQYYSELEEKCTDEFNAEKNRIYMKRLGIAFVTFRDDRMTAVIVKDFSRVRCRRRPQQSSVTTVVQSHQWGISYAPAPNDIIWENLSVCGSHWWLRCVLLNILLFLLLFFLTTPAIIVNTMDKFNVTRPVESLQSPIITQFVPTLLLWVFSVLLPFVVYYSAIFESHWTRSGENQVTMHKCFLLLVFMVLILPSLGLSSLDLFFTWLFDINFLDEKDVKFQCVFLPDNGAFFVNYVITSGLIGTAMELLRIPALTVYGLRLCFAKSQAERIHVKRSQTYEFQFGLEYAWTMCIFAVSVTYSITCPIITPFGLLYVILKHMVDRYNIYYAYVPTKLNQRIHRAAIHQVILAPILCIFWLLFFSVLRLGAVHPITLFTLVSLLSSVAVSFFRLCLKKQPDKSTSYQMSNQPAERTFNDADRSTVTSTTASSLFVASVLLEPELALTPMPSPAHHSYGAMASSQSSAHGPAEEEEEEGEEGHTQTRETELQDPPDTSCSSPLMDSPVGYQ, encoded by the exons ATGGCTGACTCCACACTGTTCATGTCCAGAGCGCCCCCTGTGGAAGGGAGGCCTGTGGTGCTGAATGTCGTGGGCCTCCTGGACCCAGTCGGGGATGAGAACAGCACAGCTGAGAGATGCTTCCGCTCACACTCTCGCAGCAGCGTCCTCCAGGGTCTCCCCTTTGGGGGGATACCCACCGTCTTGACCATCAATGTGCTCATGTGGATG TTCCTTTTGCTCATCTTCTCCTGTCTGAGGAAGGCTGCTTGGGATTATGGCCGCCTAGCTCTGCTGATGGACAACGACAG CCTCACATCTCTGTTCTATGGAGAACCAAGTGAGAAGGAGAAGTCTCCCTCAGAGTCTAGCCCTTCTGACTCTGAGACCAAGGACATG GGTTTTTGTTCGTGGCTCACATCTCTTTACCATATGAA GGACGAGGAGATCCGCAGCAAGTGTGGCATTGATGCCGTCACTTATTTGTCCTTCCAGCGCCACATCATCCTGCTCATGACTGTGGTGTGCCTGCTGTCTTTGGCTGTGATCCTGCCAATCAACTTTTCCGGGAATCTCTTGG GAGACAGTCCTGAGAACTTCGGAAGAACAACACTGGCTAATGTTAGTGCAAA GGACAGCTTCCTGTGGCTGCACGCCATATTTGCTTTAGTCTACTTTCTTATCACGTTTATATGTATGGCTCACCACTCCATACGGCTGCAGTACAGAGAAGATGAGAAG GTTGCAAGAACACTGATGATCACATCTATACCCAGAGAAATCTCAGACCCAGGACTGATTACCAAACACTTACA TGAGGCTTACCCCAGTTGCACCGTCACCGACATCCGCTTCTGCTTCGACATCAACAAGCTAACGAGGCTTGACTTAGAGAG GCGTAAGGCAATGAAAGGCAGGCTGTACTTTGCCACAAAATCCCAGAAGGAGGGAAAGATCATGATGAAGACCCACCCGTGTGCTCAAATATTCTGCTGTGACATTTGTGGCTTTGAAAAG GTGGATGCAGAACAATACTACAGCGAGTTAGAAGAGAAATGTACGGATGAGTTCAATGCTGAGAAGAATCGCATCTATATGAAGAGGCTGGGCATCGCTTTTGTGACGTTTCGCGATGATAGAATGACTGCTGT aATTGTAAAGGACTTCAGTCGCGTGCGCTGTCGCCGTCGACCCCAGCAGTCCAGCGTCACCACGGTGGTCCAGTCTCACCAGTGGGGCATCAGCTACGCTCCTGCTCCCAATGACATCATCTG GGAAAACCTGTCAGTCTGTGGATCTCACTGGTGGCTCCGCTGCGTCCTCCTCAACATCCTCCTCTTTCTGCTGCTCTTCTTCCTCACCACTCCCGCCATCATCGTCAACACCATGGACAAGTTCAATGTCACCAGGCCTGTGGAGAGTCTGCAG AGTCCTATCATCACTCAGTTCGTCCCAACCCTCCTGCTGTGGGTGTTTTCAGTCCTGCTGCCCTTTGTCGTCTACTACTCAGCCATCTTTGAGTCCCACTGGACCAG ATCTGGTGAGAACCAGGTCACAATGCACAAGTGCTTTCTACTGTTGGTTTTTATGGTCCTCATCCTGCCTTCGCTTGGTCTGTCCAG TCTGGACCTGTTCTTCACTTGGCTTTTTGACATTAACTTCCTAGATGAAAAGGATGTCAAATTCCA GTGTGTTTTTCTCCCTGACAACGGTGCGTTCTTTGTAAATTACGTGATCACTTCTGGGCTGATCGGCACCGCCATGGAGCTGCTTCGTATCCCGGCGTTGACAGTGTACGGTCTTCGCCTCTGCTTCGCAAAGTCTCAGGCTGAGCGTATTCATGTAAAACGG AGTCAGACCTATGAGTTCCAATTTGGCCTGGAGTACGCCTGGACCATGTGTATCTTTGCTGTCAGTGTGACCTACAGCATCACTTGTCCCATTATTACACCATTTG GTCTGCTCTATGTGATCCTGAAACACATGGTTGACCGCTACAACATCTACTATGCATATGTTCCCACCAAGCTCAACCAGCGCATCCATAGAGCCGCCATCCATCAGGTCATCTTGGCTCCCATCCTCTGTATCTTCTGGCTGCTCTTCTTCTCCGTTCTCAGATTAG GTGCAGTGCATCCCATAACCCTGTTTACTTTGGTGTCCCTGCTCTCTTCTGTTGCTGTTTCCTTTTTCCGTTTGTGCCTTAAAAAGCAACCAGACAAGTCAACAAGCTACCAG aTGTCTAATCAACCAGCAGAGCGAACATTCAATGATGCGGACAGGAGTACAGTTACTTCAACCACCGCTTCCAGT CTGTTTGTGGCATCCGTCCTGCTGGAGCCAGAGCTTGCGTTGACCCCCATGCCCTCCCCGGCCCACCACAGCTATGGCGCCATGGCCAGCTCCCAAAGTTCAGCCCACGGcccagcagaagaagaagaggaggagggagaggaaGGGCACACCCAGACTCGTGAAACTGAGCTCCAAGACCCCCCTGACACCTCCTGCTCCAGCCCACTCATGGACAGCCCCGTGGGCTACCAGTAA